From the genome of Cytobacillus firmus, one region includes:
- a CDS encoding DUF6005 family protein: MIKVHCFVSCVCEAVKKTEGADHRPYYFGVWDADFDVLENGVLTYHSKRIDHNFFHQWYEMLYGIKLHKWYDEKQSKQENMKVMLSLLENKKPHEYVMVMLDLSKLPERENKFHQSPFPHYVMLEKTGNEEEWFMFDPDFRWEGVLAKDRILASIEDPSAEGGYFFDASDIIMPTAETVEAYFNTCIKHDCNPMTDAVAKIIELHAAGEEKFPLSGLTLALRELPVLAIRKYAYEHAFAFFWESLGYDEEGFEAWCDEIEKLVKGYTAIQYRAMKLAMTGNRRLVDEITAKLEEQNILEFKIKRGLQESFEAWSELQQSQKMKEVIL; encoded by the coding sequence ATGATAAAAGTGCATTGTTTTGTAAGCTGTGTGTGCGAAGCGGTCAAAAAGACAGAAGGCGCTGACCATCGCCCTTATTATTTCGGAGTATGGGATGCAGATTTTGATGTGCTGGAAAATGGAGTGTTAACGTATCATTCCAAACGGATCGACCATAATTTTTTTCATCAGTGGTATGAAATGCTTTATGGCATCAAGCTGCATAAATGGTACGACGAAAAGCAAAGCAAGCAGGAAAATATGAAGGTAATGCTGAGTTTGCTGGAAAATAAGAAGCCCCATGAATATGTCATGGTGATGCTCGATTTGTCGAAGCTTCCTGAGCGGGAAAATAAATTTCATCAAAGCCCTTTTCCCCATTACGTGATGCTGGAAAAGACGGGAAACGAAGAGGAATGGTTTATGTTTGATCCGGACTTCCGCTGGGAAGGGGTGCTAGCTAAAGACCGGATCCTGGCTTCCATTGAGGATCCTTCAGCTGAAGGCGGCTATTTCTTTGATGCATCTGACATTATTATGCCAACTGCCGAAACGGTTGAAGCGTATTTTAACACATGCATCAAGCATGACTGCAATCCAATGACAGATGCTGTTGCAAAGATTATCGAGCTTCATGCTGCCGGAGAAGAAAAGTTTCCTCTGTCAGGGCTGACACTGGCTTTAAGGGAGTTGCCTGTTCTCGCTATACGGAAGTATGCCTATGAACATGCTTTTGCGTTTTTCTGGGAATCGCTTGGCTATGATGAAGAAGGATTTGAAGCCTGGTGTGATGAAATCGAAAAACTTGTGAAAGGGTATACAGCCATCCAATACCGGGCCATGAAGCTCGCTATGACTGGAAACAGGCGGTTAGTGGACGAAATTACTGCAAAGCTGGAAGAACAGAATATCCTGGAATTTAAAATAAAAAGAGGGCTGCAGGAGAGCTTTGAGGCCTGGTCTGAACTGCAGCAATCTCAAAAAATGAAGGAGGTCATCCTATGA
- a CDS encoding sugar phosphate isomerase/epimerase family protein, translating to MKLSLCTISFRHHLQSIDQIAHWAQNNGFQGIELWGVHAKNLAEDIHYGSEWLSSYDLETSMLSDYLPLDAPLPALMAEMNALCSLAHRWGTGKIRTFAGNKGSADISRLERIELVSRMKMLCKMAEAEGMQLLVETHPNTLTDNPSSALQLLEETDHPALRVNFDVLHIWESGVDPLFALKQLQPYVSHFHFKNIESRSKLGVFAPNNVYAAAGSREGMVSLFEGAVDYRLFLREASEMMEMDASLEWFGPNVKSILAKDSREIMKLLQVEEAR from the coding sequence ATGAAACTTTCTCTTTGCACCATCTCATTCCGGCATCATCTCCAATCGATTGACCAAATTGCCCACTGGGCCCAGAATAATGGGTTCCAGGGGATTGAACTATGGGGTGTCCATGCAAAAAATCTGGCGGAAGATATCCATTATGGAAGTGAGTGGCTGAGCTCATATGATCTGGAGACAAGTATGCTGAGCGACTATTTGCCCCTGGATGCACCCCTTCCTGCACTAATGGCTGAAATGAACGCCCTATGTTCACTTGCGCATCGCTGGGGAACGGGCAAAATACGGACATTTGCAGGGAACAAAGGCAGTGCAGATATCAGCAGATTAGAGCGGATTGAGCTTGTTTCGCGCATGAAGATGCTCTGTAAAATGGCTGAAGCCGAGGGAATGCAGCTGTTGGTCGAGACCCATCCGAATACTCTTACAGATAATCCATCTTCTGCACTTCAGCTTCTCGAGGAAACGGATCATCCGGCACTAAGGGTTAATTTTGATGTTCTGCACATATGGGAATCAGGAGTGGACCCTCTATTTGCTCTTAAGCAGCTGCAGCCCTATGTTTCGCATTTTCATTTCAAAAATATTGAATCACGAAGCAAGCTTGGCGTCTTTGCCCCTAATAATGTGTATGCAGCAGCCGGCAGCAGGGAAGGCATGGTTTCACTGTTTGAAGGAGCGGTGGACTACCGTTTGTTTCTAAGAGAAGCTTCTGAAATGATGGAAATGGACGCTTCATTGGAATGGTTCGGTCCAAATGTGAAAAGCATACTGGCAAAAGACAGCAGGGAGATTATGAAGCTTCTTCAGGTTGAAGAAGCAAGGTAA